In Carassius carassius chromosome 19, fCarCar2.1, whole genome shotgun sequence, a single genomic region encodes these proteins:
- the lcmt2 gene encoding tRNA wybutosine-synthesizing protein 4 isoform X1: MPVNSRRSQGKDASVQGTNDSSVVSKVSAAAQGYFHDDFLKHFVCKVSRRAPLINRGYYVRWKAVDHCLKQFFNATQSCSRRQILSLGAGFDSLYFRLHAEGALRGVTVFEVDFPEVARRKAALINSNTCLKDMLPDRDTVSNQQTNAVFIRSGHYNLIGVDVRKEQEVEVTLSRAGLQWDAPTLVLSEVVLTYMETQWSDAVIGWAAKLLPQSVFVMYEQIHPDDPFGRVMQNHFLKLNSTIHALKQYPDTVAQTQRFIQKGWEKCVCLDMNKFYFDLLLEDERQRVEGLEPFDEFEEWNQKCSHYFILTASKGSTTNQALLTLPNVSSIPHMTPQWAEHPPLLIQPMCGSPNIEAVGMASAVLTPGIILLTGGCGRSGRDTATRVLIKEKDGWKCACVEAHGDQVVSVYQTLTSIPGRGAILFGGRTSPLNPTGSVVCVTFDPGNEQSQSAVQLSFRNMVCTGTGPKPRWRHTSTLICYKDKTFLFVFGGRTEKDPVLSDAHFLCLEDKHWTEMTVVGAVPEARHSHSACAYGGGLLIFGGLGKGGRPLCDAFYLRPTSSGFCWETKNLHPPPIPRYSHSAHVVNEKLVVVGGVWLQADGVPGVAVINLSTGSCVEIQLDTSSVPWPLMLHSFCSELLDSEGSDMVLIGGGGNCFSFGTHLNLHPVTVDLRPILCNSY, translated from the exons ATGCCAGTCAACAGCCGGAGATCGCAAGGAAAAGATGCATCT GTGCAGGGGACTAATGACAGCAGTGTGGTCAGTAAGGTGTCAGCCGCAGCACAGGGCTACTTCCACGATGATTTCCTGAAGCATTTTGTGTGCAAGGTGTCAAGAAGAGCTCCACTGATTAATAG AGGTTATTATGTGCGCTGGAAAGCAGTCGATCACTGTCTGAAACAGTTTTTCAATGCCACTCAATCCTGCTCGAGGAGACAG ATTCTGTCACTTGGAGCTGGGTTTGACTCCTTGTATTTCCGGCTTCATGCAGAAGGAGCCCTTAGAGGCGTCACAGTTTTCGAGGTTGACTTTCCAGAAGTTGCCCGGCGCAAGGCTGCCTTGATCAATAGCAATACTTGCCTGAAGGACATGTTGCCAGATAGGGATACTGTCTCAAATCAGCAGACAA ATGCTGTGTTCATCAGAAGTGGTCATTATAATCTCATTGGTGTGGATGTCAGGAAGGAGCAGGAGGTGGAGGTGACTCTGAGCAGAGCTGGACTACAGTGGGACGCTCCCACACTTGTCTTGTCAGAGGTCGTGCTGACTTATATGGAAACACAATG GTCAGATGCTGTGATTGGCTGGGCTGCCAAGTTACTCCCACagtctgtgtttgtgatgtaTGAACAGATCCACCCAGATGACCCTTTTGGCAGGGTTATGCAGAACCACTTCCTGAAGCTCAATTCTACCATACACGCTCTCAAACAATATCCAGACACTGTCGCTCAGACGCAGAGATTCATACAGAAG GGCTGGGAAAAATGTGTCTGTCTGGATATGAACAAGTTCTACTTTGACCTTCTTCTTGAAGATGAGAGGCAGAGAGTCGAGGGACTGGAGCCTTTTGATGAGTTTGAG GAATGGAACCAGAAATGTTCCCATTACTTCATCCTTACAGCCTCCAAAGGCTCTACGACCAATCAAGCACTTCTCACACTTCCGAATG TGTCCTCCATCCCTCACATGACTCCTCAGTGGGCCGAGCACCCTCCATTGCTTATTCAGCCCATGTGTGGGTCTCCGAATATAGAGGCTGTTGGTATGGCTTCTGCTGTTCTGACACCTGGAATCATCTTACTCACCGGAGGCTGTGGGAGAAGTGGAAGAGACACAGCAACGAGGGTTCTGATCAAAGAGAAGGATGGCTGGAAGTGTGCCTGTGTGGAAGCTCATGGAGATCAAG TAGTTAGTGTTTATCAGACGTTGACCTCTATCCCTGGACGTGGAGCCATCCTCTTCGGTGGCAGAACTTCTCCACTCAATCCAACAGGCAGTGTGGTGTGTGTGACCTTTGACCCGGGTAACGAGCAATCCCAAAGTGCTGTACAGCTGTCATTTAGGAACATGGTTTGCACCGGCACTGGTCCAAAACCACGATGGCGACACACATCAACCTTGATATGCTATAAAG ATAAGACCTTTCTATTTGTGTTTGGAGGACGTACAGAGAAGGATCCAGTTCTAAGTGATGCACATTTCCTGTGTTTGGAGGACAAACACTGGACTGAG ATGACAGTTGTTGGTGCTGTTCCGGAAGCCCGTCATTCCCATTCTGCTTGTGCCTATGGAGGGGGGCTTTTGATATTTGGAGGTTTGGGGAAAGGTGGCAGACCTCTCTGTGATGCTTTCTACCTGAGACCCACATCATCAGGTTTCTGTTGGGAGACAAAGAATTTACATCCACCCCCAATTCCCAG ATATTCTCACTCAGCCCATGTAGTAAATGAGAAGTTGGTTGTGGTTGGTGGAGTTTGGCTTCAGGCTGATGGAGTACCAGGAGTTGCTGTAATAAATCTGAGCACTGGGAGCTGTGTGGAGATCCAGCTGGATACT tcatctgtgccttGGCCTTTGATGTTGCATTCATTCTGCTCTGAGCTGCTGGACTCTGAGGGGTCGGACATGGTGCTCATTGGTGGAGGTGGAAATTGTTTCTCATTTGGAACTCACCTCAATCTCCACCCCGTAACTGTAGATCTAAGACCAATACTTTGTAATTCATATTAG
- the lcmt2 gene encoding tRNA wybutosine-synthesizing protein 4 isoform X2 — MPVNSRRSQGKDASGTNDSSVVSKVSAAAQGYFHDDFLKHFVCKVSRRAPLINRGYYVRWKAVDHCLKQFFNATQSCSRRQILSLGAGFDSLYFRLHAEGALRGVTVFEVDFPEVARRKAALINSNTCLKDMLPDRDTVSNQQTNAVFIRSGHYNLIGVDVRKEQEVEVTLSRAGLQWDAPTLVLSEVVLTYMETQWSDAVIGWAAKLLPQSVFVMYEQIHPDDPFGRVMQNHFLKLNSTIHALKQYPDTVAQTQRFIQKGWEKCVCLDMNKFYFDLLLEDERQRVEGLEPFDEFEEWNQKCSHYFILTASKGSTTNQALLTLPNVSSIPHMTPQWAEHPPLLIQPMCGSPNIEAVGMASAVLTPGIILLTGGCGRSGRDTATRVLIKEKDGWKCACVEAHGDQVVSVYQTLTSIPGRGAILFGGRTSPLNPTGSVVCVTFDPGNEQSQSAVQLSFRNMVCTGTGPKPRWRHTSTLICYKDKTFLFVFGGRTEKDPVLSDAHFLCLEDKHWTEMTVVGAVPEARHSHSACAYGGGLLIFGGLGKGGRPLCDAFYLRPTSSGFCWETKNLHPPPIPRYSHSAHVVNEKLVVVGGVWLQADGVPGVAVINLSTGSCVEIQLDTSSVPWPLMLHSFCSELLDSEGSDMVLIGGGGNCFSFGTHLNLHPVTVDLRPILCNSY; from the exons ATGCCAGTCAACAGCCGGAGATCGCAAGGAAAAGATGCATCT GGGACTAATGACAGCAGTGTGGTCAGTAAGGTGTCAGCCGCAGCACAGGGCTACTTCCACGATGATTTCCTGAAGCATTTTGTGTGCAAGGTGTCAAGAAGAGCTCCACTGATTAATAG AGGTTATTATGTGCGCTGGAAAGCAGTCGATCACTGTCTGAAACAGTTTTTCAATGCCACTCAATCCTGCTCGAGGAGACAG ATTCTGTCACTTGGAGCTGGGTTTGACTCCTTGTATTTCCGGCTTCATGCAGAAGGAGCCCTTAGAGGCGTCACAGTTTTCGAGGTTGACTTTCCAGAAGTTGCCCGGCGCAAGGCTGCCTTGATCAATAGCAATACTTGCCTGAAGGACATGTTGCCAGATAGGGATACTGTCTCAAATCAGCAGACAA ATGCTGTGTTCATCAGAAGTGGTCATTATAATCTCATTGGTGTGGATGTCAGGAAGGAGCAGGAGGTGGAGGTGACTCTGAGCAGAGCTGGACTACAGTGGGACGCTCCCACACTTGTCTTGTCAGAGGTCGTGCTGACTTATATGGAAACACAATG GTCAGATGCTGTGATTGGCTGGGCTGCCAAGTTACTCCCACagtctgtgtttgtgatgtaTGAACAGATCCACCCAGATGACCCTTTTGGCAGGGTTATGCAGAACCACTTCCTGAAGCTCAATTCTACCATACACGCTCTCAAACAATATCCAGACACTGTCGCTCAGACGCAGAGATTCATACAGAAG GGCTGGGAAAAATGTGTCTGTCTGGATATGAACAAGTTCTACTTTGACCTTCTTCTTGAAGATGAGAGGCAGAGAGTCGAGGGACTGGAGCCTTTTGATGAGTTTGAG GAATGGAACCAGAAATGTTCCCATTACTTCATCCTTACAGCCTCCAAAGGCTCTACGACCAATCAAGCACTTCTCACACTTCCGAATG TGTCCTCCATCCCTCACATGACTCCTCAGTGGGCCGAGCACCCTCCATTGCTTATTCAGCCCATGTGTGGGTCTCCGAATATAGAGGCTGTTGGTATGGCTTCTGCTGTTCTGACACCTGGAATCATCTTACTCACCGGAGGCTGTGGGAGAAGTGGAAGAGACACAGCAACGAGGGTTCTGATCAAAGAGAAGGATGGCTGGAAGTGTGCCTGTGTGGAAGCTCATGGAGATCAAG TAGTTAGTGTTTATCAGACGTTGACCTCTATCCCTGGACGTGGAGCCATCCTCTTCGGTGGCAGAACTTCTCCACTCAATCCAACAGGCAGTGTGGTGTGTGTGACCTTTGACCCGGGTAACGAGCAATCCCAAAGTGCTGTACAGCTGTCATTTAGGAACATGGTTTGCACCGGCACTGGTCCAAAACCACGATGGCGACACACATCAACCTTGATATGCTATAAAG ATAAGACCTTTCTATTTGTGTTTGGAGGACGTACAGAGAAGGATCCAGTTCTAAGTGATGCACATTTCCTGTGTTTGGAGGACAAACACTGGACTGAG ATGACAGTTGTTGGTGCTGTTCCGGAAGCCCGTCATTCCCATTCTGCTTGTGCCTATGGAGGGGGGCTTTTGATATTTGGAGGTTTGGGGAAAGGTGGCAGACCTCTCTGTGATGCTTTCTACCTGAGACCCACATCATCAGGTTTCTGTTGGGAGACAAAGAATTTACATCCACCCCCAATTCCCAG ATATTCTCACTCAGCCCATGTAGTAAATGAGAAGTTGGTTGTGGTTGGTGGAGTTTGGCTTCAGGCTGATGGAGTACCAGGAGTTGCTGTAATAAATCTGAGCACTGGGAGCTGTGTGGAGATCCAGCTGGATACT tcatctgtgccttGGCCTTTGATGTTGCATTCATTCTGCTCTGAGCTGCTGGACTCTGAGGGGTCGGACATGGTGCTCATTGGTGGAGGTGGAAATTGTTTCTCATTTGGAACTCACCTCAATCTCCACCCCGTAACTGTAGATCTAAGACCAATACTTTGTAATTCATATTAG